The following proteins come from a genomic window of Carassius carassius chromosome 10, fCarCar2.1, whole genome shotgun sequence:
- the LOC132151299 gene encoding coiled-coil domain-containing protein 17-like: protein MEGLGDLICHNCKMAFHSTGLLDKHKAKFCIGTDLKDQVPRRRGQRGFTQKEQAAVKTLHPTRARTPNLTILKEQRNHESESAQDNVSENTALNNLTEEFQKLRISFEQNLPRRQTEVSEEQASVQQRADEHRALHEQRLAVIRARNRQLEKQREEIEERLAELAGRERTAHLEEVLQELRNQEQRNEDVLQQLSSHINSMKGPKPFEVPSNPPEEKKTQHITFDLISSVAGPLSAQIRALRLAYMQSGGSDPEVLAHMHDLQTEALTLEQAKHRAESEIKGRRMRFPHRVLDPDVLAVEQENQRLEEEILRIQPAREKHKGEHGLTDIQKDHIHQMANLQAEIAFLRREKEKDRERRAPLSVFPGSSMALTHLDLPLDQSSKQHSLMGSHITDPLEALGPAPYDPVAGFVIFYDLVMGVEATLRTVRLLAGLYFNGQKLGQTTPMPPVQCQPAGPLLSNKSSGNYALLAVTQPVPRVQPTSDLSLVIEIQTSEGLDLFNHETEGLVTCGWAKLDLFDQHNQVHSGHWRLPFRALPVQASLSPGQLNSVPQLGNMELCLRVANARDGDKQTLEEIDPNNTNQYKLISMVASNTVLANQEPC from the exons ATGGAAGGTTTGGGGGACTTAATTTGTCATAACTGTAAGATGGCATTCCATTCTACTGGACTCTTGGATAAACACAAGGCCAAATTCTGCATTGGCACAGACCTAAAAGATCAAGTACCTCGACGGAGAGGTCAGAGGGGATTCACTCAAAAAGAACAAGCAGCTGTGAAGACGTTGCATCCTACAAGGGCAAGAACACCTAATTTAACTATT CTGAAGGAACAGAGGAATCATGAGAGTGAAAGTGCACAGGACAATGTGTCAGAGAATACTGCACTAAACAATCTCACTGAGGAG TTTCAAAAACTCAGGATTTCATTTGAACAAAACCTGCCCAGGAGACAGACAGAG GTGTCTGAGGAGCAGGCTTCAGTCCAGCAGAGAGCTGATGAGCACAGGGCTCTTCATGAGCAGAGACTGGCTGTGATCAGGGCTCGCAACCGTCAGCTGGAGAAGCAGAGAGAGG AAATAGAAGAGCGGCTTGCCGAGTTGGCAGGACGGGAGAGGACGGCTCATCTCGAGGAAGTGCTGCAAGAACTGAGGAATCAGGAACAGAGGAATGAGGACGTGCTGCAGCAGCTCAGCTCTCACATCAACTCAATGAAAGG GCCTAAACCATTTGAAGTCCCCTCCAACCCACCAGAGGAAAAGAAGACACAACATATTACTTTTGACTTGATCTCTTCTGTGGCTGGACCTCTTTCTGCTCAGATAAG AGCTTTGCGTCTGGCATACATGCAGTCCGGTGGTTCAGACCCAGAGGTTCTGGCCCATATGCATGACCTTCAAACAGAGGCTCTTACACTGGAGCAGGCAAAACATAGAGCTGAAAGCGAGATAAAAGGAAGAA GGATGAGGTTTCCCCACAGAGTGTTGGACCCTGATGTTCTTGCTGTGGAGCAGGAGAACCAAAGGCTTGAGGAGGAAATCCTCAGAATCCAGCCGGCCAGGGAGAAGCACAAAGGAGAGCATG GACTCACTGATATCCAGAAAGACCACATCCATCAAATGGCTAACCTCCAAGCTGAGATTGCCTTTTtaagaagagaaaaagagaaggaCCGAGAGAGGAGAGCTCCTCTGTCTGTTTTTCCTGGATCTTCTATGGCTTTAACACATCTTGATCTGCCACTG GATCAGAGTTCAAAACAGCATTCGCTGATGGGATCCCATATAACTGATCCACTGGAAGCTCTTGGTCCTGCTCCTTATGATCCTGT GGCTGGCTTCGTGATCTTCTATGACCTGGTGATGGGTGTTGAGGCTACTTTGAGAACAGTGCGTCTATTGGCAGGGTTATATTTTAATGGACAGAAGTTGGGACAGACCACCCCAATGCCACCTGTGCAGTGCCAACCTGCAGGACCATTACTGTCCAACAAGAGTTCTGGAAACTATGCTCTACTAGCTGTTACGCAACCTGTGCCAAG AGTACAGCCAACTTCAGATCTCTCTTTGGTCATAGAGATCCAGACTTCTGAAGGTCTGGATTTGTTCAACCATGAAACTGAGGGCTTGGTGACTTGTGGCTGGGCTAAGCTTGATCTCTTTGACCAGCACAACCAGGTTCACAGTGGTCACTGGAGGCTTCCCTTCCGCGCTCTCCCAGTTCAAGCATCCTTAAGTCCAGGTCAACTAAATTCTGTGCCACAA CTGGGTAACATGGAACTTTGTCTTCGAGTAGCAAATGCTCGTGATGGAGATAAACAGACCCTTGAAGAGATTGACCCTAACAACACAAACCAATAcaagttaatttccatg GTGGCCTCAAACACAGTCCTGGCGAACCAAGAACCATGTTAA
- the LOC132151822 gene encoding histone-binding protein N1/N2-like isoform X3, translating to MPEETAAASTAGSMEEKPCSSSAADSSVDVSEEAKKLVGTGNRHLVMGDVVSAVSVFQEACAMLAEKYGDTADECGEAFFLCGKALLELARMENTVLGNALEGVPEESSEEGEKQNDSKIESADNLDEKTRDELRAQVYDAMSEDKTQSEIEKEVGKCEQKNQEVKEKVEEPNEGDAASPKTEKPAEHEAKPAPDEEKPAEHEAKPAPDEEKPAEHEAKPAPDEEKPAEHEAKPAENEEPAAEVKSKSVDESAPKKEDVTVSNGVTEKAEKDEKFEEKNGNEENEEPMEEDGDEDEEDDDEDAEGESKDKDSDEDEVGNLQLAWEMLEVAKVIYKRKASEEDQLMAAQIYLKLGEVGAESGNYSQALEDFNECLTLQLKHLPSHSRLLAETHYQLGTTYSYTTQYSQAIEHFSNSIKVIESRLAMLQELIEKAEGAEAAKEEKRELEELKQLLPEIAEKIEDAKESQRTSAAASEAIHQTLAGASTSSAFAAENGGPSSSTASQIPVRPADGASSSKSASDISHLVRKKRKPEEESPKKESDAKKTKQETSVNGSDDSAHNGNGVQEKMEQEATKSSSVETSA from the exons ATGCCAGAGGAAACAGCAGCTGCTTCAACTGCCGGAAG CATGGAGGAGAAACCTTGCTCGTCAAGCGCTGCAGACAG CTCCGTCGATGTTTCTGAGGAAGCAAAGAAGCTGGTTGGCACAGGAAACCGGCACTTAGTGATGGGTGATGTTGTGTCTGCAGTGAGTGTGTTTCAGGAGGCTTGTGCCATGCT AGCTGAAAAGTATGGAGACACTGCTGATGAATGTGGTGAAGCCTTTTTCTTGTGTGGGAAAGCCCTTCTGGAGCTTGCTAG GATGGAGAATACTGTGCTTGGTAATGCTTTAGAGGGAGTCCCTGAAGAATCCTCTGAAGAAGGCGAGAAACAGAATGACTCTAAAATTGAAAGTGCAGACAACCTGGATG AGAAAACCAGAGATGAGCTTCGAGCACAGGTTTATGATGCCATGTCAGAGGACAAAACTCAGTCAGAGATAGAAAAAGAGGTGGGAAAATGTGAGCAGAAGAATCAAGAAGTTAAGGAGAAGGTTGAAGAGCCAAACGAAGGGGATGCAGCATCACCGAAAACTGAGAAACCAGCTGAACATGAGGCAAAACCTGCTCCAGATGAGGAGAAACCAGCTGAACATGAGGCAAAACCTGCTCCAGATGAGGAGAAACCAGCTGAACATGAGGCAAAACCTGCTCCAGATGAGGAGAAACCTGCTGAACATGAGGCAAAAC CTGCTGAAAATGAGGAACCTGCCGCAGAAGTTAAGTCAAAAAGTGTGGATGAAAGCGCTCCTAAAAAGGAAGATGTCACTGTGTCAAATGGAGTAACCGAAAAGGCTGAAAAAGATGAAAAGTTTGAGGAGAAAAATGGAAATGAAGAGAATGAAGAGCCCATGGAAGAGGATGGAG ATGAGGATGAAGAGGATGACGATGAGGATGCAGAGGGCGAATCGAAGGATAAG GACAGTGATGAGGATGAAGTTGGAAACCTACAGTTAGCCTGGGAGATGCTTGAAGTTGCAAAAGTCATTTATAAAAG AAAAGCGAGCGAAGAAGATCAGCTAATGGCAGCACAGATTTACCTGAAACTTGGAGAAGTtggagctgaatcag GTAACTACAGCCAGGCTCTGGAGGACTTCAATGAGTGTTTAACCTTGCAGCTGAAACACCTTCCCTCTCATAGTCGTCTTCTGGCTGAGACTCATTACCAGCTGGGCACAACTTATAGCTACACAACCCAGTACAGCCAAGCCATTGAGCACTTCTCCAACTCTATCAAAGTCATTGAGAGCCGTCTTG CTATGCTTCAGGAGCTAATAGAAAAGGCTGAAGGTGCAGAGGCAGCAAAGGAGGAGAAGAGGGAGCTTGAGGAGTTGAAACAGTTACTGCCAGAAATTGCTGAGAAGATCGAAGATGCAAAGGAGAGCCAGAGGACATCTGCTGCAGCGTCCGAGGCCATCCATCAGACTCTT GCCGGAGCATCCACCTCATCTGCATTTGCAGCTGAAAATGGTGGCCCATCTTCATCTACTGCTAGTCAG ATTCCTGTAAGGCCAGCTGATGGTGCATCTTCCTCAAAGTCTGCTTCTGACATTTCTCACCTTGTTCGCAAAAAG AGGAAACCAGAAGAGGAGAGTCCAAAAAAGGAAAGTGATGCTAAAAAGACTAAACAGGAGACCTCAGTTAATGGCAGCGACGACTCCGCCCACAACGGCAATGGAGTCCAGGAGAAAATGGAGCAGGAGGCGA CCAAGTCTTCCTCTGTGGAGACGTCAGCATAA
- the LOC132151822 gene encoding histone-binding protein N1/N2-like isoform X1 codes for MPEETAAASTAGSMEEKPCSSSAADSSVDVSEEAKKLVGTGNRHLVMGDVVSAVSVFQEACAMLAEKYGDTADECGEAFFLCGKALLELARMENTVLGNALEGVPEESSEEGEKQNDSKIESADNLDEKTRDELRAQVYDAMSEDKTQSEIEKEVGKCEQKNQEVKEKVEEPNEGDAASPKTEKPAEHEAKPAPDEEKPAEHEAKPAPDEEKPAEHEAKPAPDEEKPAEHEAKPAPDEEKPAENEAKPAPDEKPAENEEPAAEVKSKSVDESAPKKEDVTVSNGVTEKAEKDEKFEEKNGNEENEEPMEEDGDEDEEDDDEDAEGESKDKDSDEDEVGNLQLAWEMLEVAKVIYKRKASEEDQLMAAQIYLKLGEVGAESGNYSQALEDFNECLTLQLKHLPSHSRLLAETHYQLGTTYSYTTQYSQAIEHFSNSIKVIESRLAMLQELIEKAEGAEAAKEEKRELEELKQLLPEIAEKIEDAKESQRTSAAASEAIHQTLAGASTSSAFAAENGGPSSSTASQIPVRPADGASSSKSASDISHLVRKKRKPEEESPKKESDAKKTKQETSVNGSDDSAHNGNGVQEKMEQEATKSSSVETSA; via the exons ATGCCAGAGGAAACAGCAGCTGCTTCAACTGCCGGAAG CATGGAGGAGAAACCTTGCTCGTCAAGCGCTGCAGACAG CTCCGTCGATGTTTCTGAGGAAGCAAAGAAGCTGGTTGGCACAGGAAACCGGCACTTAGTGATGGGTGATGTTGTGTCTGCAGTGAGTGTGTTTCAGGAGGCTTGTGCCATGCT AGCTGAAAAGTATGGAGACACTGCTGATGAATGTGGTGAAGCCTTTTTCTTGTGTGGGAAAGCCCTTCTGGAGCTTGCTAG GATGGAGAATACTGTGCTTGGTAATGCTTTAGAGGGAGTCCCTGAAGAATCCTCTGAAGAAGGCGAGAAACAGAATGACTCTAAAATTGAAAGTGCAGACAACCTGGATG AGAAAACCAGAGATGAGCTTCGAGCACAGGTTTATGATGCCATGTCAGAGGACAAAACTCAGTCAGAGATAGAAAAAGAGGTGGGAAAATGTGAGCAGAAGAATCAAGAAGTTAAGGAGAAGGTTGAAGAGCCAAACGAAGGGGATGCAGCATCACCGAAAACTGAGAAACCAGCTGAACATGAGGCAAAACCTGCTCCAGATGAGGAGAAACCAGCTGAACATGAGGCAAAACCTGCTCCAGATGAGGAGAAACCAGCTGAACATGAGGCAAAACCTGCTCCAGATGAGGAGAAACCTGCTGAACATGAGGCAAAACCTGCTCCAGATGAGGAGAAACCTGCTGAAAATGAGGCAAAACCTGCTCCAGATGAGAAACCTGCTGAAAATGAGGAACCTGCCGCAGAAGTTAAGTCAAAAAGTGTGGATGAAAGCGCTCCTAAAAAGGAAGATGTCACTGTGTCAAATGGAGTAACCGAAAAGGCTGAAAAAGATGAAAAGTTTGAGGAGAAAAATGGAAATGAAGAGAATGAAGAGCCCATGGAAGAGGATGGAG ATGAGGATGAAGAGGATGACGATGAGGATGCAGAGGGCGAATCGAAGGATAAG GACAGTGATGAGGATGAAGTTGGAAACCTACAGTTAGCCTGGGAGATGCTTGAAGTTGCAAAAGTCATTTATAAAAG AAAAGCGAGCGAAGAAGATCAGCTAATGGCAGCACAGATTTACCTGAAACTTGGAGAAGTtggagctgaatcag GTAACTACAGCCAGGCTCTGGAGGACTTCAATGAGTGTTTAACCTTGCAGCTGAAACACCTTCCCTCTCATAGTCGTCTTCTGGCTGAGACTCATTACCAGCTGGGCACAACTTATAGCTACACAACCCAGTACAGCCAAGCCATTGAGCACTTCTCCAACTCTATCAAAGTCATTGAGAGCCGTCTTG CTATGCTTCAGGAGCTAATAGAAAAGGCTGAAGGTGCAGAGGCAGCAAAGGAGGAGAAGAGGGAGCTTGAGGAGTTGAAACAGTTACTGCCAGAAATTGCTGAGAAGATCGAAGATGCAAAGGAGAGCCAGAGGACATCTGCTGCAGCGTCCGAGGCCATCCATCAGACTCTT GCCGGAGCATCCACCTCATCTGCATTTGCAGCTGAAAATGGTGGCCCATCTTCATCTACTGCTAGTCAG ATTCCTGTAAGGCCAGCTGATGGTGCATCTTCCTCAAAGTCTGCTTCTGACATTTCTCACCTTGTTCGCAAAAAG AGGAAACCAGAAGAGGAGAGTCCAAAAAAGGAAAGTGATGCTAAAAAGACTAAACAGGAGACCTCAGTTAATGGCAGCGACGACTCCGCCCACAACGGCAATGGAGTCCAGGAGAAAATGGAGCAGGAGGCGA CCAAGTCTTCCTCTGTGGAGACGTCAGCATAA
- the LOC132151822 gene encoding histone-binding protein N1/N2-like isoform X5: protein MPEETAAASTAGSMEEKPCSSSAADSSVDVSEEAKKLVGTGNRHLVMGDVVSAVSVFQEACAMLAEKYGDTADECGEAFFLCGKALLELARMENTVLGNALEGVPEESSEEGEKQNDSKIESADNLDEKTRDELRAQVYDAMSEDKTQSEIEKEVGKCEQKNQEVKEKVEEPNEGDAASPKTEKPAEHEAKPAPDEKPAENEEPAAEVKSKSVDESAPKKEDVTVSNGVTEKAEKDEKFEEKNGNEENEEPMEEDGDEDEEDDDEDAEGESKDKDSDEDEVGNLQLAWEMLEVAKVIYKRKASEEDQLMAAQIYLKLGEVGAESGNYSQALEDFNECLTLQLKHLPSHSRLLAETHYQLGTTYSYTTQYSQAIEHFSNSIKVIESRLAMLQELIEKAEGAEAAKEEKRELEELKQLLPEIAEKIEDAKESQRTSAAASEAIHQTLAGASTSSAFAAENGGPSSSTASQIPVRPADGASSSKSASDISHLVRKKRKPEEESPKKESDAKKTKQETSVNGSDDSAHNGNGVQEKMEQEATKSSSVETSA, encoded by the exons ATGCCAGAGGAAACAGCAGCTGCTTCAACTGCCGGAAG CATGGAGGAGAAACCTTGCTCGTCAAGCGCTGCAGACAG CTCCGTCGATGTTTCTGAGGAAGCAAAGAAGCTGGTTGGCACAGGAAACCGGCACTTAGTGATGGGTGATGTTGTGTCTGCAGTGAGTGTGTTTCAGGAGGCTTGTGCCATGCT AGCTGAAAAGTATGGAGACACTGCTGATGAATGTGGTGAAGCCTTTTTCTTGTGTGGGAAAGCCCTTCTGGAGCTTGCTAG GATGGAGAATACTGTGCTTGGTAATGCTTTAGAGGGAGTCCCTGAAGAATCCTCTGAAGAAGGCGAGAAACAGAATGACTCTAAAATTGAAAGTGCAGACAACCTGGATG AGAAAACCAGAGATGAGCTTCGAGCACAGGTTTATGATGCCATGTCAGAGGACAAAACTCAGTCAGAGATAGAAAAAGAGGTGGGAAAATGTGAGCAGAAGAATCAAGAAGTTAAGGAGAAGGTTGAAGAGCCAAACGAAGGGGATGCAGCATCACCGAAAACTGAGAAACCAGCTGAACATGAGGCAAAAC CTGCTCCAGATGAGAAACCTGCTGAAAATGAGGAACCTGCCGCAGAAGTTAAGTCAAAAAGTGTGGATGAAAGCGCTCCTAAAAAGGAAGATGTCACTGTGTCAAATGGAGTAACCGAAAAGGCTGAAAAAGATGAAAAGTTTGAGGAGAAAAATGGAAATGAAGAGAATGAAGAGCCCATGGAAGAGGATGGAG ATGAGGATGAAGAGGATGACGATGAGGATGCAGAGGGCGAATCGAAGGATAAG GACAGTGATGAGGATGAAGTTGGAAACCTACAGTTAGCCTGGGAGATGCTTGAAGTTGCAAAAGTCATTTATAAAAG AAAAGCGAGCGAAGAAGATCAGCTAATGGCAGCACAGATTTACCTGAAACTTGGAGAAGTtggagctgaatcag GTAACTACAGCCAGGCTCTGGAGGACTTCAATGAGTGTTTAACCTTGCAGCTGAAACACCTTCCCTCTCATAGTCGTCTTCTGGCTGAGACTCATTACCAGCTGGGCACAACTTATAGCTACACAACCCAGTACAGCCAAGCCATTGAGCACTTCTCCAACTCTATCAAAGTCATTGAGAGCCGTCTTG CTATGCTTCAGGAGCTAATAGAAAAGGCTGAAGGTGCAGAGGCAGCAAAGGAGGAGAAGAGGGAGCTTGAGGAGTTGAAACAGTTACTGCCAGAAATTGCTGAGAAGATCGAAGATGCAAAGGAGAGCCAGAGGACATCTGCTGCAGCGTCCGAGGCCATCCATCAGACTCTT GCCGGAGCATCCACCTCATCTGCATTTGCAGCTGAAAATGGTGGCCCATCTTCATCTACTGCTAGTCAG ATTCCTGTAAGGCCAGCTGATGGTGCATCTTCCTCAAAGTCTGCTTCTGACATTTCTCACCTTGTTCGCAAAAAG AGGAAACCAGAAGAGGAGAGTCCAAAAAAGGAAAGTGATGCTAAAAAGACTAAACAGGAGACCTCAGTTAATGGCAGCGACGACTCCGCCCACAACGGCAATGGAGTCCAGGAGAAAATGGAGCAGGAGGCGA CCAAGTCTTCCTCTGTGGAGACGTCAGCATAA
- the LOC132151822 gene encoding histone-binding protein N1/N2-like isoform X2 — protein MPEETAAASTAGSMEEKPCSSSAADSSVDVSEEAKKLVGTGNRHLVMGDVVSAVSVFQEACAMLAEKYGDTADECGEAFFLCGKALLELARMENTVLGNALEGVPEESSEEGEKQNDSKIESADNLDEKTRDELRAQVYDAMSEDKTQSEIEKEVGKCEQKNQEVKEKVEEPNEGDAASPKTEKPAEHEAKPAPDEEKPAEHEAKPAPDEEKPAEHEAKPAPDEEKPAEHEAKPAPDEEKPAENEAKPAPDEKPAENEEPAAEVKSKSVDESAPKKEDVTVSNGVTEKAEKDEKFEEKNGNEENEEPMEEDGDDDEDAEGESKDKDSDEDEVGNLQLAWEMLEVAKVIYKRKASEEDQLMAAQIYLKLGEVGAESGNYSQALEDFNECLTLQLKHLPSHSRLLAETHYQLGTTYSYTTQYSQAIEHFSNSIKVIESRLAMLQELIEKAEGAEAAKEEKRELEELKQLLPEIAEKIEDAKESQRTSAAASEAIHQTLAGASTSSAFAAENGGPSSSTASQIPVRPADGASSSKSASDISHLVRKKRKPEEESPKKESDAKKTKQETSVNGSDDSAHNGNGVQEKMEQEATKSSSVETSA, from the exons ATGCCAGAGGAAACAGCAGCTGCTTCAACTGCCGGAAG CATGGAGGAGAAACCTTGCTCGTCAAGCGCTGCAGACAG CTCCGTCGATGTTTCTGAGGAAGCAAAGAAGCTGGTTGGCACAGGAAACCGGCACTTAGTGATGGGTGATGTTGTGTCTGCAGTGAGTGTGTTTCAGGAGGCTTGTGCCATGCT AGCTGAAAAGTATGGAGACACTGCTGATGAATGTGGTGAAGCCTTTTTCTTGTGTGGGAAAGCCCTTCTGGAGCTTGCTAG GATGGAGAATACTGTGCTTGGTAATGCTTTAGAGGGAGTCCCTGAAGAATCCTCTGAAGAAGGCGAGAAACAGAATGACTCTAAAATTGAAAGTGCAGACAACCTGGATG AGAAAACCAGAGATGAGCTTCGAGCACAGGTTTATGATGCCATGTCAGAGGACAAAACTCAGTCAGAGATAGAAAAAGAGGTGGGAAAATGTGAGCAGAAGAATCAAGAAGTTAAGGAGAAGGTTGAAGAGCCAAACGAAGGGGATGCAGCATCACCGAAAACTGAGAAACCAGCTGAACATGAGGCAAAACCTGCTCCAGATGAGGAGAAACCAGCTGAACATGAGGCAAAACCTGCTCCAGATGAGGAGAAACCAGCTGAACATGAGGCAAAACCTGCTCCAGATGAGGAGAAACCTGCTGAACATGAGGCAAAACCTGCTCCAGATGAGGAGAAACCTGCTGAAAATGAGGCAAAACCTGCTCCAGATGAGAAACCTGCTGAAAATGAGGAACCTGCCGCAGAAGTTAAGTCAAAAAGTGTGGATGAAAGCGCTCCTAAAAAGGAAGATGTCACTGTGTCAAATGGAGTAACCGAAAAGGCTGAAAAAGATGAAAAGTTTGAGGAGAAAAATGGAAATGAAGAGAATGAAGAGCCCATGGAAGAGGATGGA GATGACGATGAGGATGCAGAGGGCGAATCGAAGGATAAG GACAGTGATGAGGATGAAGTTGGAAACCTACAGTTAGCCTGGGAGATGCTTGAAGTTGCAAAAGTCATTTATAAAAG AAAAGCGAGCGAAGAAGATCAGCTAATGGCAGCACAGATTTACCTGAAACTTGGAGAAGTtggagctgaatcag GTAACTACAGCCAGGCTCTGGAGGACTTCAATGAGTGTTTAACCTTGCAGCTGAAACACCTTCCCTCTCATAGTCGTCTTCTGGCTGAGACTCATTACCAGCTGGGCACAACTTATAGCTACACAACCCAGTACAGCCAAGCCATTGAGCACTTCTCCAACTCTATCAAAGTCATTGAGAGCCGTCTTG CTATGCTTCAGGAGCTAATAGAAAAGGCTGAAGGTGCAGAGGCAGCAAAGGAGGAGAAGAGGGAGCTTGAGGAGTTGAAACAGTTACTGCCAGAAATTGCTGAGAAGATCGAAGATGCAAAGGAGAGCCAGAGGACATCTGCTGCAGCGTCCGAGGCCATCCATCAGACTCTT GCCGGAGCATCCACCTCATCTGCATTTGCAGCTGAAAATGGTGGCCCATCTTCATCTACTGCTAGTCAG ATTCCTGTAAGGCCAGCTGATGGTGCATCTTCCTCAAAGTCTGCTTCTGACATTTCTCACCTTGTTCGCAAAAAG AGGAAACCAGAAGAGGAGAGTCCAAAAAAGGAAAGTGATGCTAAAAAGACTAAACAGGAGACCTCAGTTAATGGCAGCGACGACTCCGCCCACAACGGCAATGGAGTCCAGGAGAAAATGGAGCAGGAGGCGA CCAAGTCTTCCTCTGTGGAGACGTCAGCATAA
- the LOC132151822 gene encoding histone-binding protein N1/N2-like isoform X4 yields MPEETAAASTAGSMEEKPCSSSAADSSVDVSEEAKKLVGTGNRHLVMGDVVSAVSVFQEACAMLAEKYGDTADECGEAFFLCGKALLELARMENTVLGNALEGVPEESSEEGEKQNDSKIESADNLDEKTRDELRAQVYDAMSEDKTQSEIEKEVGKCEQKNQEVKEKVEEPNEGDAASPKTEKPAEHEAKPAPDEEKPAEHEAKPAPDEEKPAEHEAKPAPDEEKPAEHEAKPAPDEEKPAENEAKPAPDEKPAENEEPAAEVKSKSVDESAPKKEDVTVSNGVTEKAEKDEKFEEKNGNEENEEPMEEDGDEDEEDDDEDAEGESKDKDSDEDEVGNLQLAWEMLEVAKVIYKRKASEEDQLMAAQIYLKLGEVGAESGNYSQALEDFNECLTLQLKHLPSHSRLLAETHYQLGTTYSYTTQYSQAIEHFSNSIKVIESRLAMLQELIEKAEGAEAAKEEKRELEELKQLLPEIAEKIEDAKESQRTSAAASEAIHQTLAGASTSSAFAAENGGPSSSTASQIPVRPADGASSSKSASDISHLVRKKSAKSSSVETSA; encoded by the exons ATGCCAGAGGAAACAGCAGCTGCTTCAACTGCCGGAAG CATGGAGGAGAAACCTTGCTCGTCAAGCGCTGCAGACAG CTCCGTCGATGTTTCTGAGGAAGCAAAGAAGCTGGTTGGCACAGGAAACCGGCACTTAGTGATGGGTGATGTTGTGTCTGCAGTGAGTGTGTTTCAGGAGGCTTGTGCCATGCT AGCTGAAAAGTATGGAGACACTGCTGATGAATGTGGTGAAGCCTTTTTCTTGTGTGGGAAAGCCCTTCTGGAGCTTGCTAG GATGGAGAATACTGTGCTTGGTAATGCTTTAGAGGGAGTCCCTGAAGAATCCTCTGAAGAAGGCGAGAAACAGAATGACTCTAAAATTGAAAGTGCAGACAACCTGGATG AGAAAACCAGAGATGAGCTTCGAGCACAGGTTTATGATGCCATGTCAGAGGACAAAACTCAGTCAGAGATAGAAAAAGAGGTGGGAAAATGTGAGCAGAAGAATCAAGAAGTTAAGGAGAAGGTTGAAGAGCCAAACGAAGGGGATGCAGCATCACCGAAAACTGAGAAACCAGCTGAACATGAGGCAAAACCTGCTCCAGATGAGGAGAAACCAGCTGAACATGAGGCAAAACCTGCTCCAGATGAGGAGAAACCAGCTGAACATGAGGCAAAACCTGCTCCAGATGAGGAGAAACCTGCTGAACATGAGGCAAAACCTGCTCCAGATGAGGAGAAACCTGCTGAAAATGAGGCAAAACCTGCTCCAGATGAGAAACCTGCTGAAAATGAGGAACCTGCCGCAGAAGTTAAGTCAAAAAGTGTGGATGAAAGCGCTCCTAAAAAGGAAGATGTCACTGTGTCAAATGGAGTAACCGAAAAGGCTGAAAAAGATGAAAAGTTTGAGGAGAAAAATGGAAATGAAGAGAATGAAGAGCCCATGGAAGAGGATGGAG ATGAGGATGAAGAGGATGACGATGAGGATGCAGAGGGCGAATCGAAGGATAAG GACAGTGATGAGGATGAAGTTGGAAACCTACAGTTAGCCTGGGAGATGCTTGAAGTTGCAAAAGTCATTTATAAAAG AAAAGCGAGCGAAGAAGATCAGCTAATGGCAGCACAGATTTACCTGAAACTTGGAGAAGTtggagctgaatcag GTAACTACAGCCAGGCTCTGGAGGACTTCAATGAGTGTTTAACCTTGCAGCTGAAACACCTTCCCTCTCATAGTCGTCTTCTGGCTGAGACTCATTACCAGCTGGGCACAACTTATAGCTACACAACCCAGTACAGCCAAGCCATTGAGCACTTCTCCAACTCTATCAAAGTCATTGAGAGCCGTCTTG CTATGCTTCAGGAGCTAATAGAAAAGGCTGAAGGTGCAGAGGCAGCAAAGGAGGAGAAGAGGGAGCTTGAGGAGTTGAAACAGTTACTGCCAGAAATTGCTGAGAAGATCGAAGATGCAAAGGAGAGCCAGAGGACATCTGCTGCAGCGTCCGAGGCCATCCATCAGACTCTT GCCGGAGCATCCACCTCATCTGCATTTGCAGCTGAAAATGGTGGCCCATCTTCATCTACTGCTAGTCAG ATTCCTGTAAGGCCAGCTGATGGTGCATCTTCCTCAAAGTCTGCTTCTGACATTTCTCACCTTGTTCGCAAAAAG TCAGCCAAGTCTTCCTCTGTGGAGACGTCAGCATAA